Proteins encoded by one window of Candidatus Bathyarchaeota archaeon:
- a CDS encoding PadR family transcriptional regulator, translating to MSTKKEKETTQKYVSGYSPKDIETRVVKSFLDILLLIEMKKQSNLSGYDLTAFVNNKFGGILSPGTVYATIYTLERKGLIKGESDGRKTVYQLTPQGTEVITEMMKEFNQQMTIFVKKFLML from the coding sequence ATGAGTACCAAAAAGGAAAAAGAAACCACCCAGAAATATGTCAGTGGATACTCACCAAAGGACATTGAAACACGTGTGGTCAAAAGTTTCCTAGACATCCTGTTACTAATCGAAATGAAGAAACAAAGCAACCTAAGCGGCTACGACCTCACTGCCTTTGTCAACAACAAATTCGGCGGCATATTAAGCCCAGGCACTGTCTATGCAACCATCTATACATTGGAACGGAAGGGGCTAATAAAAGGCGAATCCGATGGACGGAAAACAGTCTATCAATTAACACCTCAAGGAACTGAAGTAATAACTGAAATGATGAAAGAATTCAACCAACAGATGACTATTTTCGTTAAAAAATTCTTAATGCTCTAA
- a CDS encoding chemotaxis protein CheW, with protein sequence MQTVMQSGDMQIVNFTIDDVNYGVPVEQVREVRDMQTVTHVPGTPAFVKGVTNLRGQIITVMDLRTRLGLPEKTNSDKIIIIDLGKHAIGVLVDSVTEVSTIHEQDIEKNSSNLNTG encoded by the coding sequence TTGCAAACAGTTATGCAATCAGGAGACATGCAAATAGTCAACTTCACAATAGATGACGTTAACTACGGTGTTCCAGTGGAGCAAGTCCGTGAGGTCAGAGATATGCAAACTGTTACTCATGTTCCTGGTACTCCAGCGTTTGTTAAGGGCGTAACCAACCTAAGAGGTCAAATCATTACAGTTATGGATCTTCGAACGCGTTTAGGTCTACCAGAAAAAACCAACTCAGATAAAATAATCATCATCGACCTTGGAAAGCACGCCATAGGCGTATTGGTAGATTCAGTAACTGAAGTTTCAACGATACACGAGCAGGATATTGAGAAAAACTCAAGTAACCTCAACACTGGATGA